The genomic window GTCGTCGACATGAACCAGGGCCAGCGGCACCTTCCGCAGCGCTGCGTTGCGGGCGGCCCACCGGACGGCACGCAGGGCCGATGTGGAGCCGTCGATGCCTACCAAAATCGCGCCACGCGGTGGTTGCCACATTTCGTTTCGTTTTCCAATCGGCTGTCTACCCTCCGGCAGGATCACTCACGCAGGGCGTGACTGTCAGGGCCGAAAAGACACAAGCCGAAGGACCAAAGACACCGTCTGGACCTCGTCTTCAGCCGTGCACGGCCGAGGACGGCATGCCGGCGCAGGTCTAGGTGACTTGCGCGGCCTGCAACAGGTTGTCGGCAACCTCTTGGTGCCAGAACTCGTTGGCGTGGGTGGTGCTGACCTCGATTTCGAAGCGATCGGTCATGTCGGGGGTGATGTCGGCGACGTCGACGTAGAACTGCTCGTACCACCGGCGGTGCTGGTAGACGGCGCCGTCTTCCTCGGTGAGCAACGGATTGTCGATGCGCGTCTTGTGTTTCCAGATCTCGACGTCTTCGAGGAAGCCCTCGCCGAAGGTGCGGCTCATCGAGGCGGCGAGTTTGGCCGCCTTGTCGGCCGGTAGCCCGGGGATCTCCTGGACGGCGACACCCCACTGCAGCACGAACGAGTTGTGGGTGACGGGGTAGTGGCAGTTGATCAACGCCACCTCGAGCGTGAAGTCCGGTGCCACGTCGTTGTGCAGCCAGTTGATCATGTAGGCGGGCCCGAAATAGGTCGCCTCGGAGCGGAGTTTGCTTCCCTCCCAGAGGTTCTCGTAATTCTTCGTGGTGTCGGGCCGGGCCTTGGACTCCATGAGTTGCGTTGCGGTGTGCCCTTCGATGATGTTCTTGAAGAAGGTCGGGTAGGCGTGGTGAATGTAGAAGAAGTGCGCCATGTCGACGTTGTTGTCGACGATCTCGCGGCAGTGTGAGCCCTCGATGAGGATCGAGTTCCACGACCAGGGTGACCAGGTCCCTTCGGCGTATCCGTCGATGGTGGGTGGGAGCAGCTCGGCAGGCGGCGAAGAGCCCTCGGGATCGTGCCAGACCAGGAGTTGGCCGTTGACCTCGCTGGTCGGCCAGCGTCGTGTCCGGGCCAGCTTCGGCGTGCGCTTGGCATAGGGCACCAGCGAGCAGCGCCCGGTGGAGCCCTGCCAGCGCCAGTCGTGGAAGGGGCAGGTGACCGAGTCGCCCTTGATGGTGCCCTGGGACAAGTCGCCGCCCATGTGTCTGCAGTAGCCGTCCAGGGCGTGCAGGTCACCGTCGGAGTCGGCGAACACCACGAGGCGGGTGCCGAACGCGTCGATCCCGTGCGGGTGCCCGTCGCGGAAGTTCTCGGCCAGACCGACGCAGTGCCACCCGCGCGCAAAGCGCGTCATGGGGGAGCCCCTATCGATGTCACGAATATCGTTGTGAACCGCGACCACGGTCTTGCCTCCTCAATCCACCGCAGACAGTTTAAGACAGCCCGATTGCCGAAACGTCGTGCAGGGGAATAACCCCGTGCAGCGGTTGAGTTCGTCCAGTGTGCCAAGCATGCTCGATTGGAGCCCTAAGGAGAATCAGGTACGAAGGCGTGGCTCTGGGATGGCGAAGCTGGTCATCGTCAGGGTGAAATCTTGAAGGACGGTTGATGCGCGATCCACTGATTTCCAGCGACCAGGGGTCGTTCCGCATCCTGACGCTGAATCGCCCGGACGCGCGAAATGCATTGAACCGGAAGTTGATTCGGTCGCTGTATACCGCACTCAAGGAGTCCGACGCCGACGAATCCGTACGGGCGGTGGTGCTCACCGGCGCGGACCCGGCGTTCTGCGCCGGTCTGGACCTCAAGGAAGCGGCGCGCGATGGAATGGACTACTTCGCCGAGTTCCAGACGAACAGCTGCATTGCCGCCGTCGCCGAGATGCGCACCCCGATCATCGGGGCGATCAACGCAGCGACCTTTACCGGCGGACTAGAGATAGCGCTTGGCTGCGACTTTCTGGTCGCCTCAGACCGCGCCGTGTTCGCCGACACACACGCCCGGGTCGGCATCCTGCCCGGTGGGGGGATGACCGCCCGCCTGCCCCAGGTGGTCGGCGCCGCGATGGCGCGCCGACTGTCCATGACTGGGGAGGTGGTCGATGCGGCCACGGCTGAGCGCATCGGGCTGGTCACCGAGGTGGTCCCGCACGACCAGTTGCTTGACCGGACTCTCGCGCTGGCCAGCCAGATTGGTGAGGTGCCCGGCCCGACGATGCTGGGGTTGAAGGAGATCTCCGTGCGGGGTGCCTCGGCCGTGATCGACCCGGCGTTGGCCGCCGAGGGCGCCATCGCCGGAGCGCACAAGGCCGACCTCGGCGGGCTCGGCAAGCGCTTCGGCGACGTCTCGGCACGCAACAGGGGCCAGATCGGCGGTAAGTCAGGCCAGTGATCCGTCGATCTCCGTGAACACGAAGCCGCCCGCCGTCTCAGACATGGTGCGGCGCACCGGGAATCCGTCGGGGACATTCATCATCGCAAGGTCCAGTGGGCCGGCGCGCAGCATGGGTGCGCTGCTGAGGTCGCGGCTCACGAAAGTTGGGTGTTCCCTGAGGCGCTGGGTGAAGGCCGGCCGCCCCACGATCCCGGTGGCTCGTTCTCGTTCGACAGTGCAGGGATGGTCAGTGGTCCTGGTTGGGTCACACCCGGTTCCTATCCGACAGTGGAGCCGATCTAAGTTGCCGAGACTACTCAGCTGCGCAAGGCCCTCGCCGTGGGTGGCGGCACCCAACTTTGCAACGCTTTGCGGCCGATCAGCTGACAGCCGTGGGTGTAGGCCAGTTGTCTTGCAGCAGAGGTGAATTCCTGGTTGCTGATGACGATGCTTCGAGTGCATCCGTGATGGCGCGCGCCCGCGACCACCTGCTGAACCGCGGCGACGCCAACTGTTTTGCCCTGGCGCTTGCACTGGATCGCCACATACTGGCCGTCCTTTTGCGCGATCAGGTCGACGCCGTAGTCGCCGACGACGGGGGTGAAGCCGACCTGCCAGCCCGCGCGTTGCATCCGCGCGGCGATGTATTCCTCGAACTCCACGCCGTGCATCGCGTCGATCTCCCGCATGCCCGCATCGGAACCTAGCCGCCACCGCGATCGGCGGTAGGCCGGCTGAATCAGACCGGCGAAAAGCAGGCCGCAAGCGGCTCCCGCTACGCCCGCCGAGACTCGGTGCGCAAAGAACCCGGCCAGCAGCCCGAAATACAGCGGGAGAATGACGAACGCCGACCTCATGCCGCTGTGCATGAGCTGATGATAGGAAACGGCGACGACAAGCTCGGCGGAATTCTTCCCCGACCCGTGCTCGACGAAGCGCCCCATCGTCATCACCGCCCGACGACGCGACATGACCCGGGGGTTGAGCAGGGTGACCAAGCGGTTCGGTCGTCCGGGCATGACGGCGCCCCGCGGGTCCGCGGTCTGCCACCGCGGATAGTTCGAAAGAGCATCGCCCTTCGAGAGTTGGGGATCGGGTCTGCTGACGGCCGTCTCCGGCAAGCAGCCTGACCAGTCGAGGTGAGGGGCGTGGCCTCCGTGAGCGGACTAAACTTCTCCGAACAACGCTGCCGGCAAAGGGGGGCATAGCGTGGCCGATGAGTTGGATGCAGATTTCTTGGCGCTGCAGGTCGGGAGCAATCACGTGCTCAATGCAATCGGCGAGGCCGCCATTGACTTGGGATGACACAAGAGTTTTTGGCCGGAGTCCGTTCAATCTTCGAACCTCTGTTGATTGCTCTCGGCTTCCAGCTGGATGATGTGGACGACGACATAGATGAATGGGGGCTTAAGGGCTCTGTTGTGTTCTTCCGCTCGAAGGATTGCAAGATCCAAATCTACGACTCGACCCGAGACGGCTCG from Mycobacterium shigaense includes these protein-coding regions:
- a CDS encoding enoyl-CoA hydratase; this encodes MRDPLISSDQGSFRILTLNRPDARNALNRKLIRSLYTALKESDADESVRAVVLTGADPAFCAGLDLKEAARDGMDYFAEFQTNSCIAAVAEMRTPIIGAINAATFTGGLEIALGCDFLVASDRAVFADTHARVGILPGGGMTARLPQVVGAAMARRLSMTGEVVDAATAERIGLVTEVVPHDQLLDRTLALASQIGEVPGPTMLGLKEISVRGASAVIDPALAAEGAIAGAHKADLGGLGKRFGDVSARNRGQIGGKSGQ
- a CDS encoding restriction endonuclease → MPGRPNRLVTLLNPRVMSRRRAVMTMGRFVEHGSGKNSAELVVAVSYHQLMHSGMRSAFVILPLYFGLLAGFFAHRVSAGVAGAACGLLFAGLIQPAYRRSRWRLGSDAGMREIDAMHGVEFEEYIAARMQRAGWQVGFTPVVGDYGVDLIAQKDGQYVAIQCKRQGKTVGVAAVQQVVAGARHHGCTRSIVISNQEFTSAARQLAYTHGCQLIGRKALQSWVPPPTARALRS
- a CDS encoding Rieske 2Fe-2S domain-containing protein, which encodes MTRFARGWHCVGLAENFRDGHPHGIDAFGTRLVVFADSDGDLHALDGYCRHMGGDLSQGTIKGDSVTCPFHDWRWQGSTGRCSLVPYAKRTPKLARTRRWPTSEVNGQLLVWHDPEGSSPPAELLPPTIDGYAEGTWSPWSWNSILIEGSHCREIVDNNVDMAHFFYIHHAYPTFFKNIIEGHTATQLMESKARPDTTKNYENLWEGSKLRSEATYFGPAYMINWLHNDVAPDFTLEVALINCHYPVTHNSFVLQWGVAVQEIPGLPADKAAKLAASMSRTFGEGFLEDVEIWKHKTRIDNPLLTEEDGAVYQHRRWYEQFYVDVADITPDMTDRFEIEVSTTHANEFWHQEVADNLLQAAQVT